Proteins co-encoded in one Hirundo rustica isolate bHirRus1 chromosome 18, bHirRus1.pri.v3, whole genome shotgun sequence genomic window:
- the MRPL38 gene encoding large ribosomal subunit protein mL38: MAAPLLSAALRGARGGRSFGTAAVLWKRAAPLGPMPNEAVDVGKLEVLEKYRSFTRYLRQAERESRTPRWWNTYHKHTNPPTEPPTDIGLPREKLSWAKEVKERKRILRENHQNAEMERAARLRTVLIPLDDVRAEWERTSGPFHKQRVAEHCGVFRDLFKGATFTPWVALRVQYSQEGEHLVPVYYGNMVTPSEASSPPAVSYEADKGSLWTLLLTNPDGHLRDADSEYLHWLVTNIPGSDIEAGKEMCHYLPPFPAMGTGYHRFIFLLFKQHRPIDFSQDARPTPCYSLKMRTFSTFDFYRKHKDAMTPAGLAFFQCQWDSSVTSTFHQLLNMREPVFEFVRPPTYHPPQVKFPRHQPLRYLDRYRDTEEPTYGIY; the protein is encoded by the exons CCGTGCTCTGGAAGAGGGCAGCCCCGCTGGGGCCGATGCCCAATGAGGCCGTGGACGTCGGgaagctggaggtgctggagaagTACCGGAGCTTCACGCGGTACTTGCGGCAGGCGGAGCGGGAGAGCCGCACACCGCGCTGGTGGAACACCTACCACAAGCACACCAACCCCCCCACAG AGCCCCCGACAGACATCGGCCTGCCACGGGAGAAGCTGTCATGGGCAAAGGAGGTCAAGGAGAGAAAGAGGATCCTGAGGGAGAACCACCAGAATGCTGAGATGGAACGAGCGGCGCGGCTCCGGACTG TGCTCATTCCCCTTGACGACGTCAGGGCTGAGTGGGAGAGGACCAGCGGGCCGTTCCACAAGCAGCGCGTGGCCGAGCACTGCGGGGTGTTCCGGGACCTGTTCAAGGGGGCCACCTTCACCCCCTGGGTCGCCCTGAGGGTGCAGTACAGCCAGGAGGGCGAGCACCTCGTGCCAGTCTACTATGGGAACATGGTGACTCCGTCAGAG GCTTCCAGTCCCCCTGCAGTGTCGTACGAGGCAGACAAAGGCTCCCTCTGGACCTTGTTGCTCACAAATCCAG ATGGACATTTGAGGGATGCAGACTCGGAGTACCTCCACTGGCTGGT GACCAACATCCCAGGCAGTGACATCGAAGCTGGTAAGGAGATGTGCCATTAcctgccccccttccctgccatggggacaGGCTATCACCGCTTCATCTTCCTGCTCTTCAAGCAACACCGTCCCATCGACTTCAGCCAGGACGCTCGGCCGACGCCGTG CTACAGCCTGAAGATGAGAACCTTTAGCACATTTGACTTCTACAGAAAGCATAAGGACGCCATGACCCCGGCAGGGCTGGCATTTTTCCAGTGTCAGTGGGACAGTTCTGTCACTTCCACCTTCCATCAGCTGCTCA ACATGAGGGAGCCCGTGTTCGAGTTCGTGCGGCCGCCCACCTACCACCCTCCCCAGGTGAAGTTCCCTCGCCACCAGCCCCTGAGGTACCTGGACAGGTACCGAGACACAGAGGAGCCCACCTATGGCATTTACTAG